Genomic window (Corticium candelabrum chromosome 3, ooCorCand1.1, whole genome shotgun sequence):
gcaagttaatattaattaattaattaattaacctcgaggtttctcagtcacgtgtgtggcaagtgcttcacgtgccgtgaacgtgcgctagctaaGTGCGAGAACAGtggtgaaagaggacttcttcTGTTCGGTAACCGCGTGCAGAATGCCCGATCTTTCctgttatctactaactgatacatctagcaaagtttttgcaacgccacaccctttttttttaccgaggcaactgcctcggttgcctcatgcctagttacgcctCTGGCAGCTATCAGTCTATTAGCACGCACTATCGTCTGCAGGCAAATAACATTGACGTAACGTGAACTAGAGCATACTTGTTACTGTTATTTCGTCACTGAAAGCAAAATTTGCTTTCTGCATGCTGCGTACTACCTATACATAGAACAATATTGCATGAGACATCCGTTTCACTAATAAATGAATGGGTAAACAATGTGTCATCTAGAGCAAACGTACGAAATGTGAAATGTACGCTATTGTTGCTAGTCGCTATAGACAGCGGTTCACAAACTGTATTTATCTCAACGTGCCATGATGTAGCCAACTGCTTTGATGTTTGCAGGGCCATTGTCTGGAGTGCAGCATGCGTAGTTTCCAGCACTATTTCCGGCCGACCATTGCGTGCACGATGTTCCAAAACCAACGAAAGAGTCTGGAGACTCACATTGGTTTTGTTCGTTAGCAAGAAATCCTAGACGTGCTCGTGAGACTATTGGTCCATAATGTGAGTGGTAACTTCTAACGTTGAATCCTTCctaaaatcaataaacaaatgtCAATTTTTGCAGATGGTAGTAGTACCTTTTGTGATTTTTggttttataatttttttttCTGTCTAGACGTTGAGTTATAAACATGTTATATATTCAAAcgtctatatgtttgtttgatttttgtctgctttttgatattaaagatattttacattttgtaGACAATCTATAAAATATCtctaatattatatatataatattgaaAATGTATCAAAATCTTCTTACTTGCTGATACTGACAGTAAAATTTGCAAGCGGAAAGTCAGTACAGCAAACACAAGTGAATTTTTAGTTTACATGCATGATATCAAGTACACGATAGTGTGATAATTATCTATAAGACTCCATATTTGCTTAACGATTGCCGTGCGTGTTCGACTGTCGCTCACCTTGTTGCAATTTCTCTGTAGAGATGACCTAGGCAGTAAACTTCTCCATTTACTCTTACCAATACTCGTCCCCCTGTACTGTCCATCAGCAATAAGGCTGTAGAGAGACGATGCGGTATAGCTAAAGATGATCCATCTGGTCGTTCCATCTACTTTCATTCCCAAACGAAGTTCAGTAAATGGTAGTGTCCAATACGAAGCCAGTTTCGTTTCTTTGTCATCCAAATCCAAGTTATTTGGTTGAAATGTTTTCTTGTTCGACCACAACAAGCTGTTGTAAgtaaacgattgctgattgccATCTATCTTCAGAATCAAAGACCAACCTTCATTTCCATAACAAAATGTCTGTTGTATACAGAAAGTTTTGTAAACTTCAAATGCCGCTATCATAGTTGCAAATTTTGAACTTATTTCTAACCTGATATGATGCGTCACTGGCAGATGGTTTAATCCAATATGGTCCATTGCTAAAGGATGATTTGTACATGAGTGCTATTTGTTTACACGATGATGCTGGCAGCAAAGACGAACTGCCAAGTTGTGCTAGTGGAAGCAAAGTCAACCATTTGATGCCATTGCAATACTCTATCTCATTTACATTGTCGTTATATTTCAATATTCCTGCTCCAAACATAAACTCAATATGCCTTTCAACGTTCTGAAGTATTTCAAGTCGTTTTACCTTTCTTTGTATTAGAACAATCGTCCAGACGAAGAATTCCTGGCGGTCCAACTGGACCAGTTAATCCCCTCACTCCGCGCTCACCTTGAAAGCCTTTAGGACCAACTTTTCCACTCATTCCTTTTTCCCCTACAAAAGATtaataatatcaatacaaagaCATTGAATGACAATTAAGTAATATTGACTAGCTGTTTTATTACATATTGttaatgttaatattaatgttaatgTTATATTTCCATCACACCAGATTACCCAATCAATAGAGATGAATAAATATTGAGGCAatttagttattaattaagcatgtcTACAAGTATATTAAAAAAGTTAGGTATGAAtgtaatataaatattttggAATAGTGGTTGTGTGATTCAAGGTTTCGAGTGCGAGAAAATAGCACGCCCTACAAAGGCAACAAACTCTCATTTCAACGTTTGCCTAATAATTTTCATTAGTTGCTATGTCAAACTGTAATTCTACTTTTCTCAGTCTAATTACATATTGTTTTTgtacctttgtctcctttcaTTTCTCCTTTGCTAACAGCGCCAAAAACACAATACATACCTGACGGTACTGCATCTAGAGACTCATTGTTACAAATGATATTAAgtaatcacagaaaatctgTGATATCGATATCTGATATCTCACTTGAACAAAAACTACTGTTGCAACTCTTGCTCTCCTGCAACAAAGCAAAAAACTGTCAATTCAAGTCGTTAGCATAAGTATCAAGAAGAGTACTGGTATCTACATAAATGAAGTGGCACGCACGCTAGGTCTTACCATTTCATCTGAGGCCGCCGTCATTGTTGTAGCGGTCACCATGAGTGCTAGAAGCACAACGAATTCTGTTTGCTGCATAGTGATCGAACACGTACAAATGGGCCAACTTGTTCTATCAGTCTTCAACAAGAGAACTGCCTGCTGCAGTCTGGCAACTGCATGAGACTATATAGCTTCAAGAGAAACGGAAGTCGACATCATTGGCAGACAACACTCCACCTCGTCAATATTGACGAAACGTTttgatgttgctgttattTTGAAGAAATACCAAATATGGTAGTGGTTTCAAAAATAATCTAGTTCTGGTTGAATTACAATGGAATAGAAGCAGctgaatgacgtcaacagAGACGTGTCATAAGTGTTCTACTACCTGCTGATTAAGTGCTATTCGATGTGGAGTTCTGTTGCTATGCGGAGTCGTTGAAAACCGGTCATATATGGTGTCAGCGGTGTATACGAGCAATTAGTGCAAGTGTTTGCAATGTTCTGTATCCTAGCTAGCGCACGTTTTTGTCTGCCACTTGCGCTGTCTAGCTCACTCAGTCTGACGTCGAGATCTGTAGCTGCAGCTTTGAGTAAGGAAGCATTTTTTGAGACGTATGCCTCCCTCGGGGCTTTAACAGCTGCActgctcttcttcttcttttgtctCGACTACTTCAGAGACTTCCTGCTCAAAATACAAATTGA
Coding sequences:
- the LOC134177284 gene encoding uncharacterized protein LOC134177284; protein product: MQQTEFVVLLALMVTATTMTAASDEMESKSCNSSFCSNAVPSGMYCVFGAVSKGEMKGDKGEKGMSGKVGPKGFQGERGVRGLTGPVGPPGILRLDDCSNTKKGILKYNDNVNEIEYCNGIKWLTLLPLAQLGSSSLLPASSCKQIALMYKSSFSNGPYWIKPSASDASYQTFCYGNEGWSLILKIDGNQQSFTYNSLLWSNKKTFQPNNLDLDDKETKLASYWTLPFTELRLGMKVDGTTRWIIFSYTASSLYSLIADGQYRGTSIGKSKWRSLLPRSSLQRNCNKEGFNVRSYHSHYGPIVSRARLGFLANEQNQCESPDSFVGFGTSCTQWSAGNSAGNYACCTPDNGPANIKAVGYIMAR